A DNA window from Micromonospora inyonensis contains the following coding sequences:
- a CDS encoding PP2C family protein-serine/threonine phosphatase, giving the protein MVRGKAMGDEQRLRRIEAVTDATLSRLDAADLFDELLDRVRELLKVDTAAILLLDTRARQLVATAARGLEEEIRQGFRVSIGRGFAGRIALTRRPVVVDHVAPDTVVNPVLLHTGVQSLLGVPIIERDDLVGVLHVGTLTPRRFTADDIRLLELVADRVRLALPARENSLDQNAALALQRSLIPTELPDVPGLELAARYVPGHASGVGGDWYDVFTLPSGWLGMVVGDVSGHGLQSAVVMGRVRSALRAYALVCDDPAEALTLLDRKVVHFEAGNLTTALYAMISPDGSAMHVSLAGHPRPVLAVPGRPNTVLDVHIDPPLGIGRLLPKRHTTRVDFLPGAVLVSYTDGLVERRGEVYDVGVARLMAAIPLAPVETVCATVMATLDVEHPSDDIALLAVRRLPV; this is encoded by the coding sequence GGAAAGGCTATGGGCGACGAGCAGCGGTTGCGCCGCATCGAGGCGGTGACGGATGCTACCCTGTCCCGCCTCGACGCCGCCGATCTCTTCGACGAACTGCTAGACCGGGTCCGCGAACTGCTCAAAGTCGACACCGCCGCCATCCTGCTGCTCGACACCCGCGCCCGGCAACTCGTGGCCACCGCGGCCAGAGGGCTGGAGGAGGAGATCCGGCAGGGCTTCCGCGTCTCGATCGGCCGGGGGTTCGCCGGCCGGATCGCCCTCACCCGGCGACCGGTGGTCGTCGACCACGTCGCCCCCGACACGGTCGTCAACCCGGTCCTGCTGCACACCGGTGTCCAGTCCCTGCTCGGCGTGCCGATCATCGAACGCGACGACCTCGTCGGCGTCCTGCACGTCGGCACCCTCACGCCACGTCGTTTCACCGCCGACGACATCCGCCTCCTCGAACTGGTCGCCGACCGCGTCCGGCTGGCCCTTCCCGCCCGCGAGAACAGCCTGGACCAGAACGCCGCGCTCGCGCTGCAACGCAGCCTGATCCCCACCGAACTGCCCGACGTACCCGGTCTCGAACTCGCCGCCCGGTACGTGCCGGGTCATGCCTCGGGCGTGGGCGGTGACTGGTACGACGTCTTCACGCTCCCCTCGGGCTGGCTGGGCATGGTCGTGGGCGACGTGTCGGGTCACGGACTCCAGTCCGCGGTGGTGATGGGACGGGTTCGCAGCGCCCTGCGGGCGTACGCCCTGGTCTGCGACGACCCGGCCGAGGCGCTGACCCTGCTCGACCGGAAGGTGGTCCACTTCGAGGCCGGCAACCTGACCACCGCGCTCTACGCGATGATCTCCCCAGACGGTTCCGCCATGCACGTCTCCCTGGCCGGTCACCCCCGCCCGGTCCTGGCCGTACCGGGTCGGCCGAACACCGTACTCGACGTGCACATCGACCCCCCGCTCGGCATCGGGCGCCTGCTGCCGAAACGGCACACCACCCGGGTCGACTTCCTGCCCGGCGCGGTCCTGGTCTCCTACACCGACGGGCTCGTCGAGCGTCGCGGCGAGGTGTACGACGTCGGTGTCGCCCGGCTGATGGCGGCCATCCCGCTGGCCCCCGTCGAAACCGTGTGTGCGACCGTGATGGCGACCCTCGACGTCGAACACCCGTCCGACGACATCGCCCTGCTGGCGGTGCGGAGACTTCCGGTCTAG